A genomic segment from Treponema sp. Marseille-Q3903 encodes:
- a CDS encoding ComEC/Rec2 family competence protein: MAIRFRYIDKPVVLAVLICLIVFYSGLCKTPSRYPFISLISKDKVTGITGTILSSPVKSNSGKYYTSLLSAIETSTSKGEKSSSKGRIIVYIPSEIVESFYPGKLYSKAKAKGAYLFEAGGIYSFSGKFTKNGFVSSACNFCSWQNTITGKIDFFRALCRLQIKRLMYGWGEAGGLLLALLCGSKEYTNEETSNAFRNAGLSHILALSGMHLSMFSALAIFFGKKAGQKKLTFIIRIIALILFVWFAGFSPSLLRAFICAMLTIVASMSGSEQTDRISILCFSFLFQCVISPSDINNIGFMLSYGALAGIIIFSRISGFIYFKLFPKPIAASLSASTGAQIFTAPISIKFFGIYSPIGIIATTVISPLITIFIYSGLMLMIISLIFPIFQKPSGFFINLQYTVIKYSVLAFSHMPIVQIK, translated from the coding sequence ATGGCAATAAGATTTAGGTATATTGATAAACCTGTAGTTTTAGCTGTTTTAATTTGTTTAATTGTCTTCTATTCAGGATTGTGTAAAACACCTTCACGGTATCCTTTTATATCACTGATTTCAAAAGACAAAGTGACCGGGATAACAGGTACTATTTTATCTTCACCTGTAAAATCTAATTCCGGGAAATATTATACTTCGCTGCTTTCTGCAATAGAAACATCGACTTCAAAAGGGGAAAAATCATCGTCAAAAGGTAGGATTATCGTATACATTCCTTCTGAAATCGTTGAATCTTTTTATCCAGGTAAACTTTACTCAAAGGCAAAAGCAAAAGGCGCATATCTTTTTGAAGCTGGAGGTATTTATTCTTTCAGTGGAAAATTTACAAAAAATGGTTTTGTATCTTCAGCTTGCAATTTCTGTTCATGGCAAAATACTATAACCGGCAAGATTGATTTTTTTCGTGCATTGTGTCGCCTTCAGATAAAAAGATTGATGTACGGCTGGGGCGAAGCAGGTGGGCTTTTGTTAGCGTTACTGTGCGGTTCAAAAGAATACACAAATGAAGAAACCTCAAATGCGTTTAGGAATGCCGGTCTTTCTCATATTTTAGCGCTTTCCGGCATGCACCTTTCAATGTTTTCTGCACTCGCAATTTTTTTTGGAAAAAAAGCAGGACAAAAAAAACTGACTTTTATAATCAGGATTATTGCGCTGATTTTGTTTGTGTGGTTCGCAGGTTTTTCTCCATCTCTTTTGCGTGCATTTATATGCGCAATGCTTACGATTGTAGCATCAATGTCAGGTTCGGAGCAGACTGACAGGATAAGTATTTTGTGTTTTTCATTTTTGTTTCAATGTGTAATTTCGCCATCAGACATAAACAATATCGGCTTTATGTTGAGTTACGGAGCACTCGCTGGAATCATAATTTTCAGCAGGATATCGGGATTCATTTATTTTAAGCTTTTTCCAAAACCGATTGCAGCCTCACTTTCCGCGTCTACAGGAGCACAAATCTTTACTGCACCTATCAGCATAAAATTTTTTGGAATATATTCTCCTATCGGAATCATTGCGACGACAGTGATTTCCCCATTGATTACGATTTTTATTTACTCCGGACTCATGCTTATGATTATCTCGCTTATCTTTCCGATATTTCAAAAGCCCAGTGGATTTTTTATAAATTTACAGTATACTGTTATCAAATATTCGGTATTGGCTTTTTCGCACATGCCGATTGTCCAAATTAAGTAG
- a CDS encoding HEAT repeat domain-containing protein produces the protein MAKKISLILILSLSVLNVFAQNKGKNIIKFIKGNISDKTAAVREATEDEAAILSNKAIDFCLENKEVLGNDRELDGLAVAAVFSISPEYLKLFTDENKNQLSNKFIMLFNEFNSSNTVKIAILSKMLALKDTIPVTGFVKTLNEFIINSEINDVDSGVFKNVLNELSFIGNNETFLILYNLIEDKKYSNYTNEIKDTVSTLIPYSMNEILGIIHNGDANTLRTVSALTKKNTKIPTNYLCEISENVLSKSILLSGSSSKISEADTFVQLDALKILSDNKWTRAQATVLSYFENTKTRYESKISDESTFEIVISSLNNIAPIASVPKLISYLEELNGRTENGNKVSQKIVLAVIKTLGAIGDKSAFDSLLAVTYLNYDESVLAAAREALSGLRWQ, from the coding sequence ATGGCAAAAAAGATTTCTTTAATTTTAATTTTATCTTTATCGGTTCTCAATGTTTTTGCCCAAAACAAAGGTAAAAATATAATTAAATTTATAAAAGGGAACATATCGGATAAGACAGCCGCAGTTCGTGAAGCGACTGAAGATGAAGCTGCTATTCTTTCAAACAAAGCGATTGATTTTTGCCTTGAAAACAAAGAGGTTCTTGGCAATGACCGTGAGCTCGATGGACTTGCAGTAGCAGCAGTTTTTTCAATCTCTCCTGAATATCTAAAACTTTTTACAGACGAAAATAAAAATCAGCTTTCAAACAAATTTATAATGCTTTTTAATGAGTTTAATAGCAGCAACACTGTAAAAATTGCAATTCTTTCTAAAATGCTGGCTCTAAAAGACACGATTCCTGTAACAGGTTTTGTCAAAACTCTCAACGAGTTTATAATCAACAGCGAGATAAATGATGTAGATTCCGGTGTTTTTAAAAATGTATTAAACGAATTGTCATTTATCGGAAACAATGAAACATTTTTAATTCTTTATAACCTTATTGAAGACAAAAAATATTCGAATTATACAAATGAAATTAAAGATACTGTTTCAACTTTAATTCCATATTCTATGAATGAAATCTTAGGAATCATTCACAATGGAGATGCAAATACATTGCGAACGGTTTCAGCATTAACTAAAAAAAATACAAAAATTCCAACAAATTATCTCTGTGAGATTTCCGAAAATGTGCTCAGTAAGTCTATATTATTATCAGGCAGTTCTTCAAAGATTTCTGAAGCAGATACTTTTGTTCAATTAGATGCACTTAAAATACTGAGCGATAACAAATGGACTCGTGCACAAGCGACAGTGCTTTCATATTTTGAAAATACAAAAACTCGTTATGAGAGCAAAATAAGCGATGAAAGCACGTTTGAAATCGTCATCAGTTCTCTCAACAACATCGCTCCGATTGCGTCTGTTCCAAAGTTGATATCATATCTTGAAGAATTGAACGGAAGAACAGAAAATGGAAATAAAGTTTCCCAAAAGATTGTTCTTGCGGTAATCAAAACTTTAGGTGCTATCGGCGATAAATCAGCGTTTGATTCTCTTCTTGCGGTGACATACTTGAATTATGATGAATCTGTTCTGGCAGCTGCTCGAGAGGCACTGTCAGGACTTAGATGGCAATAA
- a CDS encoding flagellar brake protein produces MYTLIALIILLLILFAFGAVYSAFKTQIVFFVTGLDAGFSLSDLVLLWSTAQICNLDEPKSLFFSMQALTRCMTEISNHTASEDNEKYQILLSKLFKYRTKIQNESDDKKGLSDTSTLEKGQTLRIIFPGKGVFVSKLLNNDKNLTIEIPKQKEKIIYSADEWVGKTISVFLWRKSDARYVFDTTVLGNGIFLGKSVLFLKHSANLVRTQKRKAVRVTCNIYGMLYIIKKNDENLNAIETQNGFRCLIEDISESGALIRIGGKGVVNAKIKLQFTIRNKLILMSGIIRTVEFNENENQSKLHFECTHIETSMRNEVLKFVYNLLPETEKEVLEALAQTDEDIAEEAKKSEQSDENHIDGEADDTDETQENKTDEMDKTDETETQNSQTVLNAQNINDSTESDSIADFNVDTNADSEENAISDASSSSEATSDKKNTKTGLTFSEEEQINVF; encoded by the coding sequence TTGTACACACTAATTGCGTTAATAATTTTGTTATTAATACTGTTCGCTTTCGGAGCTGTTTATTCTGCTTTCAAAACACAAATTGTTTTTTTTGTAACCGGATTAGATGCAGGCTTTTCACTTTCCGACCTTGTTCTTTTGTGGAGTACAGCACAGATTTGCAACCTTGACGAACCGAAATCTCTCTTTTTTTCAATGCAGGCTCTAACTCGCTGCATGACAGAAATTTCAAATCATACGGCTTCAGAAGATAATGAAAAATATCAAATTCTGCTGTCAAAACTTTTTAAATACCGTACAAAAATTCAAAACGAATCTGATGATAAAAAAGGGCTTTCAGATACAAGCACGCTTGAAAAAGGGCAGACATTGCGGATAATTTTTCCGGGAAAAGGAGTCTTTGTCTCAAAACTGCTCAACAACGACAAAAACCTCACAATCGAAATCCCGAAACAAAAAGAAAAAATCATTTATTCTGCTGATGAATGGGTTGGAAAAACAATCAGCGTTTTTTTATGGCGTAAAAGTGACGCCCGCTATGTGTTTGATACGACTGTTTTAGGAAATGGAATTTTTCTTGGAAAATCAGTATTATTTCTTAAACACTCTGCAAATCTTGTAAGGACGCAAAAAAGAAAAGCAGTCCGCGTAACTTGCAATATTTACGGAATGCTTTACATAATTAAAAAAAATGACGAAAACCTAAATGCTATTGAAACCCAAAATGGATTTAGATGTCTCATTGAAGATATTTCAGAATCAGGGGCACTTATCAGAATCGGCGGAAAAGGTGTCGTAAATGCAAAAATTAAGCTTCAGTTCACAATCCGCAATAAATTGATTTTGATGAGCGGAATTATCAGGACTGTTGAATTTAATGAAAATGAAAATCAGTCAAAGCTTCATTTTGAATGCACTCACATTGAAACTTCAATGAGAAACGAAGTTTTGAAATTCGTATATAATCTTCTTCCTGAAACCGAAAAAGAAGTTCTCGAAGCTCTTGCGCAGACAGATGAAGACATCGCTGAAGAAGCGAAAAAATCTGAACAATCGGATGAAAATCATATCGATGGAGAAGCTGATGATACAGATGAAACTCAGGAAAACAAAACAGATGAAATGGATAAAACAGATGAAACTGAGACTCAAAACAGCCAGACAGTTTTAAATGCGCAAAACATAAATGATTCTACAGAAAGTGATTCTATTGCAGATTTTAATGTAGACACAAATGCTGATTCTGAAGAAAATGCAATTTCGGATGCAAGTTCCAGTTCAGAAGCAACTTCTGACAAAAAAAATACAAAAACCGGACTGACTTTTTCAGAAGAAGAACAAATCAACGTTTTTTAG
- a CDS encoding CPBP family intramembrane glutamic endopeptidase: MKKHSLSIEIIIFSAIFFLFVVPPLFAKNVFESNLFSVWNFPVNQLILAFFGGIILFFYYEKDKKKPFLIFFPVIYTFGLLFSGSLFIKYISILIGESPAIDIKMPSSFTGWLWCILNFSCAAFFEEVIYRFYIIDELEYLLKYKINIVCEIVGCLLFAFAHLYMGWISVLNAAIAHIILRMCYVKNHRLWQCVASHFIYNVISLILL; this comes from the coding sequence ATGAAAAAACATTCGTTATCAATTGAAATTATTATTTTTTCAGCTATTTTTTTCTTATTTGTAGTTCCTCCACTTTTTGCAAAAAACGTCTTTGAGAGCAATCTGTTCAGTGTGTGGAATTTTCCTGTAAATCAGCTGATTCTTGCATTTTTCGGCGGAATTATTTTATTTTTTTATTATGAAAAAGACAAAAAAAAGCCATTTTTGATTTTTTTTCCGGTCATTTATACATTCGGTCTTTTGTTTTCCGGCTCTCTTTTTATAAAATATATTTCTATTCTCATAGGTGAAAGTCCTGCTATCGATATAAAAATGCCTTCATCTTTTACAGGATGGCTTTGGTGCATTTTAAACTTTTCATGTGCAGCTTTTTTTGAAGAAGTAATTTACAGATTTTACATCATAGATGAACTTGAATATCTTTTAAAATATAAAATAAACATTGTCTGCGAAATTGTAGGATGCCTTCTATTTGCTTTTGCTCATCTTTACATGGGCTGGATTTCTGTCTTAAATGCGGCAATTGCGCACATAATTTTACGCATGTGTTATGTAAAAAATCACAGATTGTGGCAGTGCGTTGCCTCACACTTTATTTACAATGTTATCTCTTTGATTTTATTGTAA